TTAATAAAGCCTACAATTGAACTGAAAAAATCTTGGAAATTAGATCTGATATGATAGATGATTTCCCAGCTACTTATATTTTGAAATGAGCTCAAGAATTGAGAAAATAAGGTAGATATTGATGCCCAGATTTTCAGAAATTGGTTAAATAATATGTGAACCGAATTCAGAAGTTAGATTTGAATACTGGAAACAATCTCTCAGCAGATTAATGAGATCAATATATAGTATAGAAGATAAGAAAGAAGATAACTAGagaatgaagaaagaagaacagaATGCGATGAGATCAAAATTAGAAGAAAGTGGCTGATTAGAAGAAAAGCCTTCACCCATGTTTGTGCTACACAATGCAAAAACTCTTAAGCAAACTCAAAAATCTTTACTCAAAATCATGCTTAATTAATGGGGTCTGATCACATGTATATAGGCTCTTGAAATTGCTAATTAGACTCTCATGATTCTGTGCTAGCTAATATGTATCCTAATCCAACTCAAAACTCTTATGGCTTGGCAAATAAGACATTTACTCCTACTAGTCTTGTACTTGGAGCTCACCCCCTTTTTATGGACTTATAATCAAGGCCCATTATGGGATTTTTAACCCATAAGCAAGTAGCCCAAGGCCCATAGAAACTTTCCACTGCCCAAAATAAGGTCTTCCTAGGCTCAATCAGGTAGTCTTGACTGCATTAATTGCTCTGTGATGTGATCCTCTATATGGCATTTATCTGGCTGTCTCAGTTAAATTGTTGCAGTTAATCTCATCGAGTCATTACAGACTTACAGGTGTGCCAACAGTCCATGGCTAAGGCCATAGGCCCCAACCAATAGATCGCCCCGAAGCTGGAAATGAAACAGAGGATACGGGAAACACATGGAGGATATAAATATTTCTGTTAAGATCTTTGGAACACAATTTATATTAACTCTTTTGCATATCATGCATGATTCTTGTGGCATTAGTCAATTTTAGCTATGGTTTCAAAAACTGGACCACACTGGGTGGCTGAGCTGGTTCCACAAGAGATATTTCCATGGTTGAAAGAGTCCCCAAAACTTGATGAGGTTGAAATTACCTCAATGCAGAATCACTGGTGGGACCATTTGGTATCCATGTTGGTGTGTACAGGTGAGTCTTTGTTTTCTTGTCTTCCTCCAGgtgttattttgtttttttctacTCGTTTAGCTTCCTCTTAAGTTTCCAAGATTGCATAAAAATCTTCTTGGTAAATGGGAATTGAGATGCAGATTTTGTTCACTGACCCAAGTCACCTTCTCTCAGTagtttttcctttctccttctatGAAAATTAGGTCAGCCAAGAGCTACCTCCTGCCCAAGGAATGCAGTGCAGCTTGAGTGAATTATGTTAATTTTGATCTTGGTAGATCTTGCAGATCTGGATTACAAACTTAAATTTGCAATCACCAACCTAGTGAAGAGATTCTTGGGTTGACCAGTATATTGGTTCAACTCTTCCTTTGCTCATAGTGAAACACAAGATATTTTAAGATAAAGATACTGGACAGGAAGCACCAACCAAGGATGAAGGACATCCACATGTAAGAATAGAAAATTTGTGATCTTTGTAGTTTCAGGATATTTTTCAACAACTaaccttttatttattaattagaaGAATGATTGTGATGCaattcatgaaataataaactCTTAATGCAACCACATTTGACATAAACAGGTGAAGACAGTGATATTGATTTATgacaacaaatatatatatgtcataTATAATcaataaacaaaattactaTCTAAATATGAAATGGATTGATTTATTATCTAGTATGTTTCAAATGAGTGATCATGGTCAACTTGATATCCATATCTCTACTATATTGAAGATTTGGTTAAATATTTTGTTCTATTATCTAGTGTGTATATTTATATTTGCAAGTTGAACACTTCCTTTCATTCtttgagattttatttatttatttatttatttttctatgagATCTTGAGTATATGAAAAACATATTATTTAGGGATGAGTAATACATAAAATTGTCTATATAAAACAGTGTCACTGTTTGCATTTAACATGAGGATGGGTCtttggaaaaacaaaataagacaACTCATGGAGAGGGTGACGACTTGGCACGCCCTCACTGAGAAGTAGAATTGCATGCCTTGTAATAACTATTAAGTGGTAGTTCAGGTGGGGTTGAAATTTTTTGTATGGATGGATCCCAAGGTCctctgttttattttattttcagccAGTTTAAATTAGTCAAGTGGCAAAACAAGGTTTTGAAAAATCAAGAACTACCATACACAAGAGGATATGTGTGCACACATATGAGTTGAATCAAGatctaaaatttaaatatgaAGAATTCACATCATTTTGTCATCATTTTGGAAACATTCAACTATTAGAATTTTCATAATACCCTTCCATGTGTCggtatatttttcaaaattaaaaaaaaaaaactgttgtaATGGTCAATTCTGTAACGTTCAACAACTAATGGAGGTTGGCAACTCTTGACCTACCAACCAACTGCGCCTTAGCTTGTTTGactaattaaaaaaagggtgtattagtgcacgaggctcttgccacaaggaggtttaaggagagtcataatgtatgcagcttTACTCCTGCTTCGTGGAGAGACTGTTTCTTAATCTGAAACCACGATGACTAGAGCTTGTTTGACTCATTATTTCCCCTATATAATCCATTGGTTGGGTTGAGTATTTAAAATCTACTAGCAAATGAATCTGTGCTAAGCATGGGCataatttatgaaattattAAAGGAAGTTTTAGTTGCATATGAAATAAAACGTTGAAATAGTCCATGTAATCgtatatataatgaaaaaataacatATGTTCTtaccagaaaataaaattaaataaaataaaagatgttAGAATGGAAGAATATGGTCATCCTCATCACGTTCAATTGAGATGATTTGGATGACAAATTTTTGAGGTATATGGCTTTTTCTTGGGATCTTCgtcttttctccctccccttAGTTTTGGTGTATCATCATTTTCTATGTTTCTTTCCGCGATCCCCTCCCTTTTGTCTTGTTGTTCTCCCTTTATTTGTCCTTGTTTATCCAACCCCGGATATTTTGTTGCCCCCCTCCACCCGTTTTCTAACTAGTGTTGATATtatgaacttttttttcccccctttttaatAGAAATACCATGAACTCTTTTACGTATGTAAATATCACTAAGATTGATAGAGAGCTCTTGTAGGTATAGCCGTATAGCTCATGTTTTAGCTAGACATGCTAGGGAGAAACAATTGTATTGCACTATCGATGATGTAAATTCCTACTATTTATATGAATGTTAgggtttaattttctttttcataaaaataaaaaataataaaataataataaaataataaaagaaagaaagaaaaaaagaaagtgtgACTGCAAAGTCACAGAATTTTGCAAATTTAACACATGATCAATCCAAACAATCCCTTGATTTCGAAATATCAAAATTGCTATATCATAATCCATACGATAGAGTCAAGTGTGTGGTTCATAGAATAACGCATCCCAGGCCCATAGCTTTTGGATAGCTTTTAGCCTTGAAGATAACACGGTATCAGTACATATAtgcataaattgaaatttactAACCATCATTATCTAACTAAAACACACAATTTAGCTTTAGTGGAATCAATCAGATACCCAACTGATTCGTCTTTGAATATAGTAGAAAGACAGCCAAAATAagtgaataataaaaaaaaaaggagcagataaattaatgaaagaaaagagaggggaGGTAACAAGAGTTGATgggataagaaaggaaaaaggggagaattcataaaaaatttcagaggtattatttaaaaaaaaaaaaaaaacttatatgGAGATTATTGTGTATATATGAGGATATTTCTTTTGTAGACGTATAGAAAATTTGTccgaattttttttaaaaaaaaaaaaaaagaaggggtggaAAAACACCTTTAAGAAGCTATTAGAAACATAGTTAGCAACAGAGTATGCAGGCCCCATATGTTAGCAATTTATAGAACAAAcataaccaaaaaaatatacaatataattaaaagaaaaatgaaatcaattaataaatataatatgAAAAATCTTATACCTAAATATATCCaactattttaccaaaaatatatatatatatatatccaaataTAATTTATTAGGAAATATAAATAAACTTAACCAACCCTTTCTTCAATTTGTGtcaaatcaaaatcctcattAGTCATTCTTGTGATGATAAATTTCCCTCATAAATGTGCCTTCCATTACCATGAGACCTTGTTTAAATCCAAAGGaaccaaattggaccatcaggAATGCATGCATGATGGTATATTATATCTCAAGAATATTAATATTGATTGGAAATGTCCTTAATTAAGCAGCATGGTTTGGTGTGGGTCATGCAGCCACATCCACTTGGGAGCACCAGTGCTTGGAAGTtgtgaaagaagaaaaacaaagccTAGTTTTAAGAGCAAAATGGCTAAAGGGAACCTCAAATTCAACTTTGGGTAATGGATATCATCTGTGATTGAGAAGAGCAATAAATTCATGGCAACCCCTAATTCATTTTTATGATGGCAAAAGCTTCTAGAATGGAAGGAAGGAATGATAGTTACTCATAAGGGGGTGGGAACTGAACTATTGCACCATGGTAAAAGGTTGATAAAAAAGGGTACTTGCATTCATTACCTTACaactttttcactttttgttttgtttttgtttttgttttgttttttttgtttttaatcttTGAATGACTGTATTATGGGTGTCAACttagaaatggaattgaaatttactattcaaaattgaatcgaaaaaaattggtttaattttcatttttgaaaagtgaaaattttttattttcaattttggttttagacTAAAATTGTCGGtttaaattgaaccaaatcaaataaaGTATAACCCATATCAATTCGAACCTAAACTCTACAACCGTGTGTCTTTGTCGAGTTATGTGAAATTATGAAATTATTTACtatgaatttattttatttttttatagcaaaaagaaaaaggacagCAACACTAAATATTAGAGTTTTTTACATGAACCATACAACCAAGACTACGAGTTTCTTTGTTGAGTTGTGTAAATTGTAGGATTATATCTTCATGAGGTTCTAATTTTTTTCAGGATTATATCTTCATGAGGTTCTAATTTCTTTCCTAACTTTATTTGTTACAGCAAGTTATTTGAGAGTGTGTATGATCTAAAAGAACCCaaataaaaacagaataaaccaaatcaattGATTTTTGTTTCGATTTtgagattatgaaaatttttcGATTTCAGTTTGATATGGATTTGTGTACAGTATTTTGTACATAtaagttttgaattttcaaaatggaTGAGATCATGGAACCATTATGGATGAACCAGAATCAAGCATCTCAGTGCCCTTTTTTTCTCAAGGCAAAGCCAGTTCTGATCAAACCAGTGTAAATGGTTTTAACTTTTTGGGTTAATACTGGTTACTTACATTGATCAAGTGAAACATAACCCATTTCTCTGATTCTTGGTTTCTAAAAGCAGAAACTTGATTGACCCATTCCATtttgtgaaaaaattttgaatatgtGAGCATGATGGAAGGATTCCTTCATCTTGCTTGCTATGATGAGTTTAATCTATATCATCTAACATCTCTTTACTCCtctaatccaagaaaaaaaaaaaaagaacagaaaaatctAAACAGCCCAATTTGgctaaaattagaaaaatggtGTAGATAGATTGATTCATGTTCATCAAATTCATTATGTACCGAGGCGTAAATTATCGACAAATTTAACTTGATTGATCATGATTAGGTGATGGATAATCAACTCTTGAATTTAGGGAAGTCAAGTAAACTAGAAGCCATAATTCATGAATTGATTATCCTTGTCTGCTTATTATGATGTTTGTGTAATCACCATCCATCTTTCAAGGGTCCTACCTCCTTACCTATTGAATCTAAACCAAGTTAGTATGTGATAAagtaaaaaaccctaaaataattCCATTACAGAGGAGGGATTGGATAGGGAGGATTGGAGGAAGGTCCATTCAATTCTGGACTAAACAAGGAAAGAGAGCTTTACAtggaaagaggagaagagattTACAATGCCcatcttttttgtttctttctttttcccttcattACTTGAGCATAGATATAATATTAAGAAGTCAATAAATGTTATCCTTGTCAAGGAAAACAAGATTTGAATTAAACAAATTACATTTTAATGATTTATTAATACATGACAGTTTCAAGAAATTTTATATGGAAAAGCATTCACAAACATTTTACTGACAATTACTCATGAAATTCTATCCCCCTTCAGTCTAATTAGTTGGGGCTAATAATAGATTGACAGCTGTGTTTCTTCCTTGTTCTTATTCCACAATTTGACATCTGATAGGTCAAGTGAGGCCAAAGTGTTATCCAAAAATAGGTCCCACCTCATCAAGGGTCaaattttgaaccaaataaatttTGTTTGTCTATTATAATGAAGGACCAAGTTTCTCTTTAGCCAGGGTGAAAAGGGATACTTCACATCTAAGGATATCTAACCCTTTTGATTAGTATGGAAAAGTATTTTCTGTACAATAAAGAGGTGAGAGTTTAGTGCCGACATAGGAGTCCAATCATATGTTCACATCTCCAATGGAGAAAAGATTTCTCTACTCGGTGATAAATGAAAACTTTaattgtgtttgatatgcacTCATAAATTGGTTGTCGGGCATCACAATAATGAGTCCTTaatccacagagagagagagagagagagagagagagagagagagagagagagagagagaggccaaaGAAAAATAAGGTAGTTAAGAGTGAAAGAGATTGGTAAGTCAAGTGTGACCGTAGTAGAATAGTATAACAAATGTGACATCAAAATTAGTTAAAGAAAGATAAAACATTCCCATCTGCGACTGGTGAGAGTTTTTTATTCCAAATGAGCACCTTTCATCACCCATTTATTAAAGTTCAAACAAACAGAAACAGTTTCTCTGGTtatcaaataataatatattaagtGGGACCCAGAAAGGCTTGTAAGTCTTGAGGTGAAGAGATCCCATCTCCCATGTACCAAGTGGCCATTGGAAATTTGGAATCAATCCATCCGGTCAAACCAAAAACAGGAGAGGAGGGaatcattaaatatatatatatatatatatatatataaaaggagaaaaaaactcATGAGTGCAAGATAAGGCGGTCATGAATATGAATCTTTGGCTTAGACCAGGGTTTGAAAACCAGACTGGGGATTGGACCGAATCAGCCAATCCTGATttcaattgatttggattggattgattATATATGGAAGTTAGAGTTAAGGTCATTTAATCGATTTCCATTGACTCTGGCCGATTCCAAAACATCATTTTCTGTTAGATCggttttcaatttttatgtATATCCGACCAGACCATAACCGGACTGATAAGGTATTCGGTTTACAAAATTCAAAACTGATAACTATTGATTGGGTCAGTTCCAATATGGTTATCCTTTTGTTTGTTCAACCACAATTTTCATAGTTTCATACTAAAGAGAgaaatttcaacccaaaaaaaaaaaaaaactatacaaAGCATGGAGAATAATTAAGtgatcataaaaataaaagaaaagggatttttttttttccctttttggtgAAGTAAAAGCATAGTGTATTAATTGGCAAAATGGGTGTTTAACATGTAAATAGGATCCATAATCACATAGGTTTTTATAGggattttcatatatatatatatatatatattataaaaagaaaagaaaaaaacaaagaactagTACTAAATAGACACATTACTTACATCCTCTAATGTGtaaaatatttgttatttttttttttttttttaatttatataaacAACTTTGGGAGTAACTCTAGTTCATGATAAACTATGAGAATATTGTTTGAGATGGCATTACCATGTTCAACAAAAGCCTTCAAATGCTCCAGCTTAGtgagtgatttgatttagattaaaaaatctaggaaaaccaaaaacatatctaaaataaccttaggagaggttgtgaggaaagacatgcataaccTAGGTCTTCTACCTTGTATGATTTTGAATAGAACTCATTGGAGAGCAAGGAATCATGTAGCTGACCCTATTAATTGGGATAAAACTATGATGTTGTTGAAACAACTTTTGGTCTATTTGAATGCACTTTTTGTGTGAAATGACATTATATATACCTTACCttggataaagaaaaaaaaaatgtgttatacCAAAAGGGTAGAAAAATAAGATTGCATTTTTCTTACAAGAAAATCCCAACTTTAAATGTGGGAAAAACAGAAAACACTTGAATATTTTGTCAATTACAAAATTCTatgaaaaacaaatattttattattataaaaattctACCCAATAAATGGacatattcattttttttggttagGAATGAACATGATCAATTAGTTCTTAAATGATAAGCACAATCACTGATgcttcaaagaaaagaaatcaagagagagaatgaacaAAGTAACAAAGAAGCGAAAACTCAAACGACCATGTAGCTTAGCACTTCAGTTGTTGTTACCAATAAGAGATCAGTTAAGAAAGGATGAAGGTCAAATGAACGCTTCTACTCAAAGTCCATTTTGTTTATTgaatctctctcttcaccttcatccACTAAGCCCAATTGCTAGAATGGAAAAGTTGAGACTTTCAGAGCATCCAAGCTCCAGCTATGCCAACTAAGAACACAACTATGGACATCTACACGTGAAGACCACATCTTACTTATTCTTCTTTCATATAAAGtatgaagaaaaagaatcatCCCATCCTTTAATTTATGTTATATTACTTACATAATAAACAatcatttataataataattaatagcTTAAAAAATTCATAAGGAAATATTTTCTAGTTTCCCAATTACTCTTTAGcctttaaaatcaaatcaaacttaCCTCAGCCCATACCACTTCAAGAAGATACTCCTATTTTATTTCATTCACGGTAGAATCCCTTAaattattgagagagagagagatttgatagTTTGATTCCATTTGATGGTTGGCACTTGAAACTAAAGTAAGAAAGGCGGGCAGAAATATCAATAGGGGtaagatttttgtttttcatgaaGGATGAGATAGTCATTTTATCTCCTTAATATCTAGGTATAGGGTTATGGATCCGGCTCTTTTCCTTTGCGTCCATTGCCCAGTCGGCCCATAGCTATCTAGATGGGTGTCACAAGGCGAGACTATAATCCAACGTTTTGAGAAAGGCACGGAAAAAACGAAACACTGACAAAGGCTCAGAGAACGAGGCACCAAGAACTATTGGGTCATCTTCTTGTCACGTGGTGCTCACCCAGATAACTATGAATAAGACCGGATAATAAACGCTGAGGAGAAGAACCGAATCCTAAGGCTATGCTGCCTTTCAGGTTTTTATTCaccaatttttatttaaagaaaagGTTTTTCACGCAACACCAATGATGGTGCATGAGACAatattatcaataaaaaaattcgagaaaaataaaataaaaaaagtattgtggggattttttttttctcttatttatttgtttctctttttattatGTGAGTAAAAGGAAAAGATTGATATGGTCAAGGACCAGCTAGCGGTGGAGTGGTGGCCTTATAAGGGAAAGGACTGGTGCGATTGGTTTCTTCCCCAATAAATGAGACCTCGTGCTTGCATGAACAATATAACATGGCCAGGCTCCCCCTACAGGAAAAAGTCTGAAACGTTTTCCACTCTATTACTCTTCATTAAACTATAATTAATACAGATATCGCATATCTTCTAACTTCTAAATACAGTATTTATTAACagtataattaattataattaaaaataattttgtttttatggAAAGTGAAGTTTCAATTCTTTCTCTTATAAGTCTTGACACGCAAGTGTGCCTCTGAAAATCTAATGAGAGAATCTGGTTTCATGGAGTAGTCTCATGGTGAAAGTTGGCATCATAACTATGTTTTTTCAGTTCTTATGCATCATTTGCATGTGGGTAATGTCAGGTAAAGAAAGGagtatatgagagagagagagagagagagagatgctttttagtttctttttttctgtatGAAGGTTGTATAACCAGGATTTCCAGCGATACCCAGTTGCTGTTTTCTTCATCTGAGTCTACTCTTTGTCTATTTGGCATGATTTAAGTAGTATTTCTTCATCAGTCTTCTTCACCTATCATGTATCCCacttattaatattttttttttctcttagatTATTTAAGAGGTAGTTTTTGCAGAGATTAGTAAGATATTGCCAGAGAGGCAAAGCTAGTCCCATGTTTGTCCGCTTCTCCTAATCCTTTTTATTGCCTACATTCCCCAATTTGTCTTTAATTTAGGAGCGGGGTCTTGTCGGTTTCCTTGATGAGCGAGTTGATTTCTGGTTTGGTGAAGGAGGGTCTTCTAAGAAACTGAAACCCAGATCATTTCGACGCCGGTCTCGAAGCATTCAGGACCTTCAGAGAGATGGGTTCTTGAGTTCTTcccttatttttgtttctttttctttcaagtCCTGTATTTCGTTTGGGTTCAATCTCTGCTGCTGAAGAAAGATCAGATTTTGATTGTTACCCAGTAAAGTTACGgaagaaaccaaaagaaaaattgtggtTGTTTCTGGTCTCAGGATGAGGGATTTCCCTTCCTGTTTCGGTGAGAATGGAGTTCAGGTGGCGGATTCGTCTTCAAGTGCCAGCAAAGCTGCTCAGAATTTAGTAACTTGCATTTACCAGTGTAGATTGCGGGGTAGGTCTTGCTTGATCACTATCACATGGAGCAAGAATCTGATGGGTCAAGGTCTAAGTGTTGGGATCGACGATTCGACTAACCGTTGCCTCTGTAAAGTCGATATAAAGCCATGGCTCTTCTCCAAGAGAAAAGGATGCAAGAGCTTAGAAGCCGATTCGAGTAAAATTGATATATATTGGGACCTCTCCTCTGCTAAATTTGGTTCCGGGCCAGAGCCATTGGAGGGGTTTTATGTGGCGGTGGTCGTTGAGCGAGAGATGGTTCTCTTGCTTGGGGATTTGAGTAAAGTGGCATACAAGAAGACCAACGCGGCTCCTATTTCTTCCAATGCCATCTTCATGGCCAAGAGAGAACACATTTTTGGGAAGAAGGTCTACGGCACCAAGGCTCAGTTCTGTGATAACGGGCAGATCCATGAGGTCAGAATCGAGTGCGACATGGTAGGACTGAGTGATCCATGCCTTTCGATCCGCATAGACAGTAAGGTGGTGATGCAGGTGAAGCGTCTCAGGTGGAAATTCAGGGGAAACCAGACCATCTTGGTGGATGGGCTCCCTGTGGAAGTGTTctgggatgttcataattggcTCTTTGGGACAGCTTTAGGGAATGCCGTTTTCATGTTCCAGACATGTCTTTCTGCTGATAAATTGTGGGCCAGTCATAGTAATACAGATACTGATCCCACCTTATTGCCTTGGTCCTGCTCACAGATATTCAAAGGTTCTCAACGACAAGGTCTTGGTTTCTccctgattttgtatgcttggAAGAATGAGTAGGGCCATAGAGGTGTATTCTTCCTCATTGAGTGCTAACAAATACTTTTAGCTGAGTGATGATTTTTATTAACGATGTGTTTGAATTACATAAAAATGTGATTTATGAgaggctccatttgtttcccTAATTCACTGTCCAAATAGAATAGAAatgatatcaatttttttttaaccagtGGTTCATGTTCATCAATTCCAGCATAATTTGCTATTGGCTTTGGTTTTCTGTTGTAAATTCAATGTGTAGAATGACCTGGTAGATGGATCTGTGACAGACTTGTTGGTTCTGTCGTTGGTTTTGTGTGCACACTGCTTTATGTTATTGGCATGGTGGCATGCTGGTTGGGACCCGTTACAGTAAGTTCTTCCTTCTCTCATCGTTATTATAGTACTGTTTATCTTAAGGAGTGACCATCACTAAAAAACTTTTTGTTGAACACATCCATGATGAAGCAAAACATTTTACCGCTTGCTTTTGCCCTGGTCTTATGTTCGAGGGATGTGTTAGAGGTTCTGTCCAGCTTTGTAATCCTATTGGTTATGGCTTGGGGGAGAAGAGGTTGAACCCCTGGAGACTTGACAACGATGGCTGATTGCGGTCCCATTGGCAGGGCCTGGAgtgaaattgaaaaaattctGAAGGATGATAGAACCAGCTAAGAGGATGCTAGCAAGGCAAAATGGTTGCTGTTCTTTTGGGCTTACTAGAGGTGTCAACTATGGTTATCAAAGCTAGCTGCTCATCTGGTATGGAGAGAAAAATAATGTATAGAGCTTGTATACCCGTTTGTATAGCGTGTAGGTATTCAGGAATCCATTGTATGGTTTGCTTAAGCATCATTTCTGGGTTTTACTTCATGAAGAAAAATCTTTATTTATCAAGAAGAAAAGACTATGGTACTTGTGATCAAGGAATATTCTCATTGAAACTGCGGCCTAACCATTGTATCAAGGAAAACATGGTTTTGACTATATGGAGGGAGGTCAATCTAGGGTTATTATATTTACACTTCACAGGTTGGTTAATAAGTTATATTAAATTATTTTCTAGTTATTGTAACAATATATTATCTTGCATTCACATGATACCGTGCAAGATAATTATTTTCCATTAGTTTCTGAGGTATGAGGAAATGACGAGTGTGTCCTCTCAGTGGTAGTCTTAGAAATGTAATAATTATCTTATGCAATTAAGATGTCACAGCACTCTATGTTATTTGCATTAATATCCcatgtttctttgttttttgtgtACTTTAATTTGAGAGGATGAATAAAGAATTTGATTGTTGCTTGCAGAATTCCTCAATAGTTCAAGGATTAATGTGATTGACATGCTGGAAAGCactatcctcttcttcttcttcttttaataatctTTTCTTGTTATTATTTAGGGAAAAGTGCAAACAAATGGGTGTTTTGAATGTGCACCCCCATTTTGAGGCATATGACTGATTGGAATCCATTGGTTAGATAGACCAGCCATTTGATTGGCCTCATTTCAAATTTTGTGATCTGATTATAATCCAATTTGTTGTTTTATTTGTATTCAATCATATGGCCCACCTTGTATTGGACTTCTCACTTGTATTTTTTCAATCATTGAGCTGTTTTACTCGTACCTTGACATTTTTTTACCCTCTCTTTAGCCACGTTTAGGATGCCATCTTGGCTGCAATCTTCCATATGTGTAGGTGACAATAGGGCCTGAAATTTGAGCATCAGATGAGCTACCATGTTGCAGCTACAGGCCGCCCATTGTGATAGGGAAGCACAATGCATGTTGCGCTATCATCttcccaattttttattttatttgttgattCACCCCGCCTAGGTTCACAATCAAATTCCATGCTATGTTATAGACATAAATGCCTGCAAGTGCAGTGGGAATTTATCTAAATTCTTCAATC
This Macadamia integrifolia cultivar HAES 741 chromosome 10, SCU_Mint_v3, whole genome shotgun sequence DNA region includes the following protein-coding sequences:
- the LOC122090695 gene encoding uncharacterized protein LOC122090695, which encodes MRDFPSCFGENGVQVADSSSSASKAAQNLVTCIYQCRLRGRSCLITITWSKNLMGQGLSVGIDDSTNRCLCKVDIKPWLFSKRKGCKSLEADSSKIDIYWDLSSAKFGSGPEPLEGFYVAVVVEREMVLLLGDLSKVAYKKTNAAPISSNAIFMAKREHIFGKKVYGTKAQFCDNGQIHEVRIECDMVGLSDPCLSIRIDSKVVMQVKRLRWKFRGNQTILVDGLPVEVFWDVHNWLFGTALGNAVFMFQTCLSADKLWASHSNTDTDPTLLPWSCSQIFKGSQRQGLGFSLILYAWKNE